Proteins encoded by one window of Rutidosis leptorrhynchoides isolate AG116_Rl617_1_P2 chromosome 7, CSIRO_AGI_Rlap_v1, whole genome shotgun sequence:
- the LOC139857560 gene encoding protein LEO1 homolog gives MVGEEKRHQMMQNLFGDQSEEEEEEDEEEVESEHESNRQPDYASDEADVGVKSQDEDVVEGQGEAEVGSDGELHEVDQENIESEGERDQSSVEIDLGDQRDESEGNDDSGSDQIGQRVVTSRRREVVDSDSEKFEDNHYQDNAEEEPDEDEARSQRSPEEEKDDAHISETAPELRDVFGESDDEEPAEYNSNQHNLEDDANRSPMEDEGYDKDLRPEDMLADEEGRYDSEEDNIVKAKEKPVGPPLELGIPLRPPPAQPEKMNMIKVSNIMGIDPKPFDPKTFVEEDAFVADDSGHNKRIRLENNIVRYRAVRNPNGTTSYESNARFVRWSDGSLQLLIGNEVLDISVQDAQHDQAHLFLRHEKGILQSQGRVLKKMRFMPSSLTSNSHRLLTALVDSRHKKSTRVKKTVTDIDPEREKEQKEKAESQTIRANELLSKKKEKVNRKYTRTVRRERQLSPRFLEDALDEDDEQDYYDSRRPAARRRFEEDLEMEARAEKRIINAKKSQGYKDARGKSSLHSMKSSRRPVDDYESEREESEYETEGEEDERSPPRRRADMADGYDDEEEEEQYEEALADEASEEETGFKHKASGGSLKRQDIESDEDSPPRKATASHRRKALVYDSDDE, from the exons GATGAAGCGGACGTTGGTGTGAAGTCTCAAGATGAAGATGTGGTAGAAGGTCAAGGGGAAGCAGAGGTTGGTAGTGATGGTGAATTACATGAAGTGGATCAAGAAAACATAGAGAGTGAAGGTGAGAGAGATCAGAGTTCAGTTGAAATTGATTTGGGAGATCAACGAGATGAAAGTGAAGGTAATGATGATTCAGGAAGTGACCAAATTGGTCAAAGAGTTGTGACAAGTAGGAGGCGAGAAGTTGTAGATAGTGATTCAGAAAAATTTGAGGATAATCATTATCAGGATAATGCCGAGGAGGAACCTGACGAGGACGAGGCTAGAAGTCAAAG GTCACCTGAAGAAGAGAAAGATGATGCTCACATATCAGAAACGGCACCTGAGCTTCGTGATGTATTTGGGGAATCAGATGATGAAGAACCGGCTGAATATAATTCCAATCAACATAACCTCGAGGATGATGCAAAT AGATCTCCTATGGAGGATGAAGGTTATGACAAGGATCTCAGACCAGAGGACATGCTAGCTGATGAAGAGGGCCGTTATGATTCCGAGGAGGATAATATTGTCAAAGCTAAGGAGAAACCAGTGGGACCCCCTTTGGAGTTAGGGATACCGTTACGACCTCCTCCCGCACAGCCTGAAAAG ATGAACATGATTAAAGTTTCTAATATCATGGGAATTGATCCTAAACCATTTGATCCAAAGACTTTTGTTGAAGAGGATGCCTTTGTTGCCGATGACTCTGGACATAACAAACGAATTCGCTTGGAAAATAATATTGTTCGTTACAGGGCTGTTAGAAATCCTAATGGAACGACTTCT TATGAAAGCAATGCACGATTTGTGAGATGGTCAGATGGCAGTTTACAGTTGCTAATTGGCAATGAAGTTCTTGATATCTCAGTACAGGATGCACAACATGATCAAGCTCATCTTTTTCTTAGACATGAAAAG GGAATACTTCAGTCGCAGGGGAGAGTTCTGAAAAAGATGAGATTTATGCCTTCGTCTTTAACTTCTAATTCTCATAGATTATTGACTGCACTTGTTGACTCACGGCATAAAAAGTCAACTAGGGTAAAAAAAACTGTCACTGATATTGATCCCGAGAGGGAGAAGGAGCAAAAAGAGAAG GCTGAAAGTCAGACAATTAGGGCCAACGAGCTTCTTAGTAAGAAAAAAGAAAAGGTGAACCGTAAGTATACACGGACCGTACGTAGAGAACGCCAACTTTCACCTCGTTTCTTAGAAGATGCACTTGACGAG GATGATGAACAAGATTATTACGATTCTCGACGTCCTGCTGCCCGACGCCGTTTTGAGGAAGACCTGGAAATGGAAGCTCGAGCTGAAAAGCGTATTATCAATGCAAAAAAG TCTCAAGGTTACAAAGACGCGCGAGGCAAATCATCCTTGCATTCCATGAAATCATCTCGACGTCCGGTTGATGATTATGAAAGCGAAAGAGAGGAGTCGGAGTATGAAACTGAGGGTGAAGAGGATGAGAGGTCTCCGCCACGTAGGCGGGCTGACATGGCGGACGGTTATGATGATGAAGAGGAGGAAGAACAATATGAGGAGGCGTTGGCCGATGAAGCATCAGAAGAAGAAACA GGATTCAAGCATAAGGCGTCAGGTGGTAGTCTTAAGCGCCAAGATATTGAATCAGATGAGGACTCTCCCCCAAGAAAGGCTACAGCGTCTCATCGTCGAAAGGCTCTTGTTTATGATAGTGACGATGAATAA